The following are encoded together in the Hyalangium minutum genome:
- a CDS encoding biotin transporter BioY, with the protein MTGTPATRPPPRVLADAFVRTRAHEGALVLGAALFTALLAQVSLPVPGSPVPITGQTLAVVLTAAVLGPVRGMAGQLAYVLLGAVGLPFYAKAASGFGHVLGPTGGYLVGFLPAAFLVGLAARHGFDRQPWKALPLFLVGQLVILALGASWLSVVAPLPFTTALQKGFLPFLAGMLLKATIAGLGVPLAWRRLGAPSRTSG; encoded by the coding sequence ATGACAGGCACCCCGGCCACCCGGCCACCTCCTCGCGTCCTGGCCGATGCCTTCGTCCGCACGCGTGCCCACGAGGGGGCGCTCGTACTCGGCGCGGCGCTCTTCACCGCGCTGCTCGCGCAGGTCTCCCTCCCGGTACCCGGCTCCCCGGTGCCCATCACGGGACAGACGCTCGCGGTCGTCCTCACCGCTGCCGTGCTCGGGCCCGTGCGGGGCATGGCCGGGCAGCTCGCCTACGTCCTGCTCGGGGCGGTGGGACTGCCGTTCTATGCGAAGGCTGCCAGTGGCTTCGGGCACGTGCTGGGGCCCACTGGCGGCTACCTCGTGGGCTTCCTTCCCGCGGCCTTCCTCGTGGGCCTGGCGGCGCGGCACGGCTTTGACAGGCAGCCGTGGAAGGCGCTGCCCCTCTTCCTCGTCGGCCAGCTTGTCATCCTCGCCCTTGGCGCGTCCTGGCTCTCCGTGGTGGCCCCGCTCCCCTTCACCACGGCCCTTCAAAAGGGCTTCCTACCCTTCCTCGCTGGCATGCTGCTCAAGGCCACCATCGCCGGCCTGGGGGTGCCCCTCGCCTGGCGAAGGCTTGGCGCACCTTCCAGAACCAGCGGGTGA
- a CDS encoding NmrA/HSCARG family protein, with translation MARLAYRASKGTLERSTMSNADKVVVVIGPTGQQGGATAKHLAASGWRVRALVRGLQSAKARVLADAGVELAPGDMGDRASLEAAMRGAYGVFSVQPSAGPAGSGVMWEDEARLGRNVADAAKAAGVKHLIYTSVGGAERNTGIGHFESKWKIEQYIRSLGVPATIIRPNAFMEILTWPDFGIPRGVLSFFSAPQSRLQLIAVDDIGRFVALAFSDPETYVGKSIELAGDSLSGVQLAEAISRATNRSIPYAQIPGEILRQNPSLERLAVFASEDGGKADIAALRKLHPGLLTFDEWLARSGKALFQALL, from the coding sequence ATGGCGCGGCTCGCCTACAGAGCGAGCAAGGGGACACTTGAGAGGAGCACCATGAGCAACGCAGACAAGGTCGTTGTCGTGATCGGACCAACAGGGCAGCAAGGCGGAGCGACGGCGAAGCACTTGGCGGCAAGCGGATGGCGCGTGCGCGCACTGGTTCGCGGCCTGCAGAGTGCGAAGGCCCGAGTGCTCGCGGATGCGGGCGTGGAGCTGGCTCCCGGGGACATGGGTGATCGCGCGTCGCTTGAGGCGGCGATGCGCGGCGCCTACGGCGTCTTCAGCGTTCAGCCAAGCGCAGGCCCGGCGGGCTCGGGCGTCATGTGGGAGGACGAGGCTCGCCTTGGAAGGAACGTCGCGGACGCAGCCAAGGCAGCGGGAGTCAAGCACCTCATCTACACCTCTGTCGGCGGCGCGGAGCGGAACACGGGCATCGGCCACTTCGAGAGCAAGTGGAAGATCGAGCAGTACATCCGCTCGCTCGGGGTGCCCGCGACGATCATCCGCCCTAACGCGTTCATGGAGATCCTCACGTGGCCGGACTTCGGAATCCCTCGGGGCGTCCTCTCCTTCTTCAGCGCACCGCAGAGCCGCCTCCAGCTCATTGCCGTGGATGACATTGGTCGGTTCGTCGCCCTCGCCTTCAGCGATCCGGAGACGTACGTGGGCAAGTCGATCGAGCTCGCGGGCGATTCGCTGTCGGGAGTGCAGCTCGCGGAGGCCATCAGTCGCGCGACGAACCGGTCCATTCCGTACGCCCAGATTCCGGGGGAGATCCTTCGTCAGAACCCCAGCCTCGAGCGCCTCGCCGTGTTCGCGAGTGAAGACGGCGGCAAGGCCGACATCGCCGCGCTCCGCAAGCTGCACCCGGGCTTGCTGACGTTCGATGAGTGGCTTGCCAGGAGCGGCAAGGCGCTATTCCAGGCTCTGCTGTAG
- a CDS encoding TetR/AcrR family transcriptional regulator translates to MARASVREQIVVAGMKTLLQQGFNGCGVQDITSAAGVPKGSFYNHFESKEALGVEVVERYWRSSNSRLSLLRDSSIAPLERLRRCFTSQVEALIEWNYERGCLLGNLAAEMSDHSQLIRERVAVAFAEWSRELEKVIQQAQAAGEISASMAPAALAVFLINAWEGAVLRSRVDRSRAALDAFMSITFDKVLT, encoded by the coding sequence ATGGCACGAGCGAGCGTCCGTGAACAGATCGTCGTCGCAGGGATGAAGACCCTGCTCCAGCAGGGCTTCAACGGGTGCGGCGTTCAAGACATCACCTCGGCCGCCGGGGTCCCGAAGGGCTCGTTCTACAACCACTTCGAGAGCAAAGAGGCTCTCGGTGTCGAAGTCGTCGAGCGCTACTGGCGGAGTTCCAACTCTCGGCTCTCCCTTCTGCGGGACTCATCGATCGCTCCCCTGGAGCGGCTGCGCCGCTGTTTCACCTCGCAGGTGGAGGCGCTCATCGAGTGGAACTACGAGCGTGGCTGTCTTCTAGGGAATCTTGCCGCGGAGATGTCGGATCACAGCCAGCTCATCCGCGAGCGCGTGGCAGTGGCTTTCGCCGAGTGGTCACGCGAGCTTGAGAAGGTGATTCAGCAGGCGCAGGCCGCGGGTGAGATCTCCGCGTCCATGGCTCCCGCCGCCCTGGCTGTCTTCCTCATCAACGCCTGGGAGGGCGCGGTGCTGCGCAGCAGGGTCGACAGGAGCCGGGCGGCCCTTGATGCCTTCATGAGCATCACCTTCGACAAGGTCCTGACCTGA
- a CDS encoding Crp/Fnr family transcriptional regulator, with product MMNGTPADHFLVCAEDTTVVVGTEQREQDLYRRFPRFESISRRVMQKVLAEQQERFASYLTDGPEQRYLKLSKTRPEIFQRIPQYQLASYIDVKPESLSRIRKRIATRGKPVTPRWKA from the coding sequence ATGATGAACGGGACCCCGGCGGATCACTTCCTGGTCTGCGCGGAGGACACCACGGTGGTGGTGGGCACCGAGCAACGCGAGCAGGACCTGTATCGACGCTTCCCGCGCTTCGAGAGCATCTCCCGGAGGGTGATGCAGAAGGTCCTGGCGGAACAGCAGGAGCGGTTCGCCTCCTATCTCACCGATGGCCCGGAGCAGCGCTACCTCAAGCTCTCGAAGACGCGGCCGGAGATCTTCCAGCGGATTCCCCAGTACCAGCTGGCCAGCTACATCGACGTGAAGCCCGAGTCGCTGAGCCGGATCCGAAAGCGCATCGCCACGCGCGGCAAGCCGGTTACGCCGCGATGGAAGGCGTGA
- a CDS encoding DUF4386 domain-containing protein has product MNTTRLHSRSLGILFLLPFFAVAYVCTRVMEALLLLVGVVFLLSILQLGESAQGQTTSERVLLFKLLSKGNFWAYQLAMIILGAGSVAFCLSLYQSRLLPSFLPLVGAVGYGLLALGSVFELFGLPWGILFSGPGGLFELFLGGWLIAKGFRTVTPSIAA; this is encoded by the coding sequence ATGAACACCACCCGTCTTCACTCCCGCTCCCTGGGAATTCTCTTTCTCCTTCCATTCTTCGCCGTTGCGTACGTCTGCACGCGGGTGATGGAGGCGCTGCTCCTCCTCGTCGGGGTGGTGTTCCTTCTGTCCATCCTGCAGCTCGGAGAATCTGCGCAAGGGCAGACGACGTCGGAGCGGGTGCTCCTGTTCAAACTTCTCTCGAAGGGCAACTTCTGGGCGTACCAGCTCGCGATGATCATCCTGGGAGCCGGCAGCGTGGCGTTCTGCCTGTCGCTGTACCAGTCCCGGCTTCTGCCCTCGTTCCTCCCGCTGGTGGGCGCGGTGGGCTACGGGCTTCTGGCGCTGGGGTCCGTGTTCGAGCTCTTCGGGCTGCCGTGGGGCATCCTCTTCTCCGGGCCCGGGGGCCTGTTCGAGCTGTTCCTCGGCGGCTGGCTCATCGCCAAGGGGTTCCGGACGGTCACGCCTTCCATCGCGGCGTAA